One genomic window of Thalassolituus hydrocarboniclasticus includes the following:
- the rpmJ gene encoding 50S ribosomal protein L36 produces the protein MKVRASVKKICRECKIIRRNGSVRVICSDPKHKQRQG, from the coding sequence ATGAAAGTACGTGCGTCTGTTAAAAAAATCTGCCGTGAATGCAAAATTATTCGCCGTAACGGTAGTGTGCGCGTGATCTGTTCAGATCCAAAGCACAAGCAACGTCAGGGTTAA
- the rplR gene encoding 50S ribosomal protein L18 produces MNEKKKARLRRATKTRMNIREKSAVRLCVHRTPRHIYAQIISANGATVLATASTVEADLRSDTTGNVNAATKVGQLIAERAKAAGITKVAFDRSGFKYHGRVKALADAARESGLEF; encoded by the coding sequence ATGAATGAGAAGAAAAAAGCTCGTTTGCGCCGTGCCACCAAAACACGGATGAACATCCGTGAGAAAAGCGCGGTTCGTCTGTGCGTTCATCGTACGCCCAGACACATTTACGCTCAGATCATCTCTGCCAATGGCGCTACCGTCTTGGCGACAGCTTCAACCGTTGAAGCGGATCTGCGTAGTGACACTACTGGTAACGTTAATGCAGCGACCAAAGTTGGTCAGTTGATTGCTGAGCGTGCGAAAGCCGCTGGCATCACTAAAGTTGCGTTCGATCGTTCTGGTTTTAAATACCATGGTCGTGTTAAAGCTCTGGCTGACGCGGCTCGTGAAAGCGGCCTGGAATTCTAA
- the rplX gene encoding 50S ribosomal protein L24, with the protein MLKIRKNDEVVVIAGKDKGKRGKVQKVLQDGRVLVSGINVVKKHQKPNPYLQQPGGIVEKETGIQVSNVAIWNPKTEKADRVGFKVEGESKVRIFKSTGDQVDA; encoded by the coding sequence ATGTTAAAGATTCGCAAAAATGACGAAGTAGTTGTTATTGCCGGTAAAGATAAAGGCAAGCGTGGCAAAGTGCAGAAAGTTCTGCAGGATGGCCGTGTGCTGGTATCTGGCATTAACGTGGTGAAAAAACACCAGAAACCAAACCCGTACCTGCAGCAGCCAGGCGGCATCGTTGAAAAAGAAACCGGTATTCAGGTTTCCAACGTAGCCATCTGGAACCCGAAAACTGAGAAAGCTGACCGCGTTGGCTTCAAAGTTGAAGGCGAAAGCAAGGTACGTATCTTCAAATCCACAGGCGATCAAGTCGACGCCTAA
- a CDS encoding DNA-directed RNA polymerase subunit alpha, giving the protein MQRAVNEFLTPRHIQVDEVNNTHAKVTLEPLERGFGHTLGNALRRILLSSMPGAAIVECEIDGVLHEYSAIEGVQEDVIEILLNLKGVAVKLHERDEAILSLAKVGPATVTAADIQLDHGVEVANPAHVIAHLGEGAELKMTLKVASGRGYETVESRNQNDEETKAIGKLQLDATYSPVKRVSYSVESARVEQRTDLDKLVIDLETNGTIDPEEAIRRSATILQQQLAIFVNLENDEVVEQIREEEEIDPILLRPVDDLELTVRSANCLKAENIYYIGDLIQRTEVELLKTPNLGKKSLTEIKDVLASRGLSLGMHLENWPPASLRNDDKVLA; this is encoded by the coding sequence ATGCAGCGTGCAGTTAATGAATTTTTGACACCTCGTCACATCCAGGTGGATGAGGTAAACAATACCCACGCTAAAGTGACTCTGGAGCCGCTTGAGCGCGGTTTCGGCCACACTTTAGGCAACGCATTGCGTCGTATCCTGCTTTCCTCTATGCCGGGCGCTGCAATCGTTGAATGCGAAATCGATGGCGTTCTGCATGAGTACAGCGCGATCGAAGGTGTACAGGAAGACGTAATTGAAATCCTGCTGAACCTGAAAGGTGTTGCGGTCAAATTACATGAACGTGACGAAGCGATTCTGAGCTTGGCGAAAGTTGGCCCGGCAACAGTAACAGCTGCCGATATTCAACTGGATCATGGTGTTGAGGTTGCTAACCCAGCTCACGTTATCGCCCATCTGGGTGAAGGCGCTGAACTGAAAATGACCCTGAAAGTTGCTTCCGGTCGTGGCTACGAGACTGTTGAGTCCCGTAACCAGAACGATGAAGAAACCAAGGCCATTGGCAAACTGCAGCTTGATGCTACCTACAGCCCGGTTAAGCGTGTTTCTTACAGCGTTGAAAGCGCTCGTGTGGAACAGCGTACCGATCTGGACAAACTGGTTATCGATCTCGAAACCAACGGTACCATCGATCCGGAAGAAGCGATCCGTCGTTCCGCGACCATCTTGCAGCAACAGCTGGCTATCTTCGTAAATCTGGAAAACGACGAAGTCGTTGAACAGATCCGCGAAGAAGAAGAGATCGATCCGATTCTCCTGCGTCCTGTGGACGATCTGGAGCTGACCGTTCGTTCTGCCAACTGTCTGAAAGCAGAAAACATTTACTACATCGGTGATCTGATCCAGCGTACAGAAGTAGAGCTGTTGAAGACTCCTAATTTAGGTAAGAAGTCTCTGACTGAAATCAAAGACGTTCTGGCCTCACGCGGACTGTCGTTGGGAATGCATCTGGAGAACTGGCCACCTGCCAGCCTCCGTAACGACGACAAAGTATTAGCCTGA
- the rplF gene encoding 50S ribosomal protein L6 produces MSRVAKAPVQIPAGVEVKLAADKIAIKGKQGQLELDVHSSVEIKQEENVLTFAPKTGDKQANALAGTFRALVNNMVTGVNVGFEKKLILQGVGYRAKASGKSLNLTLGFSHPIDYELPEGISVETPSQTEVVIKGIDKQKVGQVAAEIRGYRPPEPYKGKGVRYADENVRRKEAKKK; encoded by the coding sequence ATGTCTCGCGTAGCAAAAGCTCCTGTACAAATCCCAGCCGGTGTAGAAGTTAAACTGGCTGCAGACAAAATCGCCATCAAAGGCAAGCAAGGCCAGTTAGAACTGGATGTACATTCTTCTGTTGAAATCAAACAGGAAGAAAACGTACTGACCTTCGCTCCTAAAACTGGCGACAAGCAAGCCAACGCTCTGGCCGGTACTTTCCGCGCCCTGGTAAACAACATGGTTACCGGTGTTAACGTTGGTTTCGAAAAGAAACTGATTCTGCAGGGTGTTGGTTATCGTGCCAAAGCATCCGGCAAGTCATTAAATTTGACTCTGGGCTTCTCTCACCCAATCGACTATGAACTGCCGGAAGGCATTTCTGTCGAGACGCCAAGCCAGACCGAAGTGGTTATCAAAGGTATTGATAAGCAGAAAGTAGGTCAGGTTGCTGCTGAGATCCGTGGCTACCGTCCACCAGAACCTTATAAAGGTAAGGGTGTTCGCTATGCTGATGAAAATGTGCGTCGTAAAGAAGCCAAGAAAAAGTAA
- the rplN gene encoding 50S ribosomal protein L14: protein MIQTQSMLDVADNSGAKRVQCIKVLGGSHRRYAGIGDLIKVSVKEAIPRGKVKKGQVMNAVVVRTRKGVRRPDGSIIRFDVNSAVLLNASLAPIGTRIFGPVTRELRSEQFMKIISLAPEVL, encoded by the coding sequence ATGATTCAAACTCAATCAATGCTCGACGTTGCCGACAACAGCGGCGCGAAGCGCGTACAGTGCATCAAAGTACTGGGCGGTTCTCATCGTCGTTATGCCGGCATCGGTGATTTGATTAAAGTATCCGTTAAGGAAGCAATTCCCCGCGGTAAAGTGAAAAAAGGTCAGGTAATGAACGCCGTGGTAGTACGTACCCGTAAAGGTGTACGTCGTCCGGACGGATCTATTATCCGTTTTGATGTAAACTCTGCCGTTCTGCTGAATGCTTCATTGGCGCCAATCGGTACCCGTATCTTTGGCCCTGTGACTCGTGAGCTGCGCTCTGAGCAGTTCATGAAAATCATTTCCCTGGCACCAGAAGTGCTCTAA
- the rplO gene encoding 50S ribosomal protein L15 has protein sequence MRLNELSPAPGSKPAPKRVGRGIGSGLGKTGGRGHKGQKSRSGGKVAPGFEGGQMPIHRRLPKFGFTSRKAQYVAEIRLNELALVEGDVVDLAALKAADVIGEKIKEARVILSGEVKKALTIKGLKVTQGAKAAIEAAGGKVED, from the coding sequence ATGCGTCTCAACGAATTGAGCCCAGCTCCTGGTTCGAAGCCTGCTCCTAAGCGTGTTGGCCGTGGTATCGGTTCCGGTCTGGGTAAGACTGGTGGCCGTGGTCACAAAGGTCAGAAATCACGCTCCGGCGGTAAAGTGGCTCCGGGCTTTGAAGGCGGTCAGATGCCTATCCACCGTCGTCTGCCAAAATTTGGCTTTACTTCACGCAAAGCACAGTACGTTGCAGAGATCCGTCTGAACGAACTGGCTCTGGTTGAAGGCGATGTTGTAGATCTGGCAGCACTGAAAGCTGCAGACGTAATCGGCGAGAAGATCAAAGAAGCTCGCGTGATTCTGTCTGGTGAAGTCAAGAAGGCTTTGACCATCAAAGGTCTGAAAGTCACTCAAGGCGCAAAAGCTGCTATTGAAGCAGCCGGTGGAAAGGTCGAAGACTAA
- the rpsN gene encoding 30S ribosomal protein S14, translating into MAKISMKNRELKREALVAKFAAKRAELKAIVSNVNSSDEERWNAQQALQKLPRDSSASRLQRRCQMTGRPHGVYRKFKLSRIKLREEGMKGNVPGLKKASW; encoded by the coding sequence ATGGCTAAGATTAGCATGAAGAATCGTGAACTGAAGCGTGAAGCACTGGTTGCCAAGTTTGCCGCCAAGCGCGCTGAACTGAAAGCGATCGTGAGCAACGTTAACTCTTCTGACGAAGAGCGTTGGAATGCACAACAGGCTCTGCAGAAACTGCCACGCGATTCATCCGCGAGCCGTCTGCAGCGTCGTTGTCAAATGACAGGTCGTCCACACGGCGTATACCGTAAATTCAAGCTTTCACGTATTAAGTTGCGCGAAGAAGGCATGAAGGGTAATGTGCCAGGCCTGAAAAAAGCTAGTTGGTAA
- the rplQ gene encoding 50S ribosomal protein L17 — protein sequence MRHRKSGRHFNRTSAHRQAMFKNMAVSLFEHEIIKTTLPKAKELRRVAEPLITLAKEDSVANRRLAFARTRSKEAVGKLFSDLGPRYQTRPGGYIRILKCGFRAGDNAPMAYVELVDRPVAVAEADVVEVQDEAAE from the coding sequence ATGCGTCATCGTAAAAGTGGTCGTCACTTCAATCGTACCAGCGCACACCGTCAAGCCATGTTTAAAAACATGGCGGTGAGCCTGTTCGAGCATGAAATTATCAAGACTACCCTGCCAAAGGCGAAAGAGCTGCGTCGCGTAGCTGAGCCACTGATCACTCTTGCAAAAGAAGATTCAGTTGCTAACCGTCGTCTGGCCTTTGCTCGTACCCGTAGCAAAGAAGCAGTAGGTAAGTTGTTCAGCGATTTGGGTCCTCGTTATCAAACCCGCCCAGGTGGTTACATTCGTATTCTGAAATGTGGCTTCCGTGCTGGTGATAACGCTCCAATGGCATATGTTGAACTGGTAGACCGTCCGGTTGCAGTAGCAGAAGCGGATGTTGTTGAAGTTCAGGATGAAGCCGCTGAGTAA
- the rpsQ gene encoding 30S ribosomal protein S17, with product MTENTKTVRTLSGRVVSNKMDKSVTVLVERFVKHPIYKKFVKRSTKVMAHDENNECQIGDLVTVKESRPMSKNKTWALVNIDERAAKV from the coding sequence ATGACTGAGAACACAAAAACCGTTCGTACCCTGAGTGGTCGTGTCGTGAGCAACAAGATGGACAAGTCCGTCACTGTTCTGGTTGAACGCTTTGTTAAGCATCCGATCTATAAAAAGTTCGTGAAACGCTCTACTAAAGTGATGGCCCACGATGAAAACAACGAGTGCCAGATTGGCGATCTCGTTACTGTAAAAGAGTCACGCCCAATGTCTAAAAACAAGACCTGGGCGCTGGTAAATATCGACGAGCGCGCCGCCAAGGTCTGA
- the rpsE gene encoding 30S ribosomal protein S5 has translation MANNERVERNESELQEKLVQVNRVAKVVKGGRIFAFTALTVVGDGNGRVGFGRGKSREVPLAIQKAMEQAKRNMVNVQLDGNTLQYPVRARHSGAQIYMQPASEGTGIIAGGAMRAVLEMVGVKNVLAKCYGSTNPVNVVRATFNGLAQMKSPEEVAAKRGKSVEEILG, from the coding sequence ATGGCAAATAATGAACGTGTAGAACGTAACGAAAGTGAACTGCAAGAGAAGCTGGTTCAGGTAAACCGCGTAGCCAAAGTGGTAAAAGGTGGTCGTATTTTCGCCTTTACCGCTCTGACCGTGGTTGGCGACGGCAATGGTCGTGTTGGTTTTGGTCGTGGTAAGTCCCGTGAAGTGCCTCTGGCAATTCAAAAGGCGATGGAACAGGCTAAGCGCAACATGGTCAATGTTCAGCTGGACGGCAACACTCTGCAGTATCCTGTCCGTGCCCGTCACTCTGGCGCACAGATTTACATGCAGCCGGCCTCTGAAGGTACCGGTATCATCGCCGGCGGTGCAATGCGCGCCGTTCTGGAGATGGTTGGTGTTAAAAACGTATTGGCTAAGTGCTATGGCTCTACCAACCCGGTAAACGTTGTTCGTGCAACCTTCAATGGTCTGGCACAAATGAAGTCTCCGGAAGAAGTAGCTGCCAAGCGCGGTAAGTCCGTAGAAGAGATCCTGGGGTAA
- the rplE gene encoding 50S ribosomal protein L5, translating into MSRLQELYKNEVVAKLQEEFGYKNIMEVPKVTKITLNMGVGEALGDKKLLDNAVAEMEAISGQKVVVTKARKSVAAFKLREGWPIGCKVTLRRERMWEFMDRLIDVALPRVRDFRGINPKSFDGRGNYSMGVKEQIIFPEIEYDKVDKVRGMDVTITTTAKTNEEGRALLKALQFPFRN; encoded by the coding sequence ATGTCACGTTTACAAGAACTGTATAAAAACGAAGTAGTAGCCAAGCTGCAAGAAGAGTTTGGTTACAAAAACATTATGGAAGTGCCTAAAGTCACCAAAATCACCCTGAACATGGGTGTTGGTGAAGCACTGGGCGACAAGAAACTGCTGGACAACGCTGTGGCCGAAATGGAAGCCATCAGCGGTCAGAAAGTTGTTGTCACCAAGGCACGTAAGTCTGTCGCAGCTTTTAAACTGCGTGAAGGCTGGCCAATTGGCTGTAAAGTTACCCTGCGTCGTGAGCGTATGTGGGAATTCATGGATCGTCTGATCGACGTGGCTCTGCCACGTGTTCGTGACTTCCGTGGTATCAACCCTAAGTCTTTCGATGGTCGTGGTAACTACAGCATGGGTGTGAAGGAACAGATCATCTTCCCGGAAATTGAATACGATAAAGTAGACAAGGTCCGTGGTATGGATGTGACCATCACAACTACCGCAAAAACCAACGAAGAAGGCCGCGCTCTGCTGAAAGCGCTGCAGTTCCCGTTCCGTAACTAA
- the rpmC gene encoding 50S ribosomal protein L29 → MKASELKNKSVAELQSQLEELLSDQFKLRMQKATGQLGQTHLIGQTRRDIARVKTVLASKAGE, encoded by the coding sequence ATGAAAGCAAGTGAACTGAAAAATAAATCAGTGGCTGAGCTGCAATCTCAGCTGGAAGAACTGTTGAGCGATCAATTTAAACTGCGTATGCAGAAAGCGACAGGTCAGCTGGGTCAGACTCATCTGATCGGCCAGACCCGTCGTGACATCGCTCGCGTAAAAACCGTGCTGGCTAGCAAGGCAGGTGAATAA
- the rpsD gene encoding 30S ribosomal protein S4 encodes MARYIGPKCKLSRREGTDLFLKSGVRALDTKCKMETKPGVHGAGRGRLSDYGLQLREKQKVRRLYGILEKQFRSYYKEAARRKGATGENLLQLLESRLDNVVYRMGFGSTRAESRQLVTHKAVAVNGQTVNVPSFNVKSGDVVTIREKAKNQDRIKTALELAAQRTDCAWIDVNAGKMEGTFKAVPERADLPAEINENLIVELYSK; translated from the coding sequence ATGGCACGTTATATTGGTCCTAAGTGTAAGCTGTCTCGTCGTGAAGGAACTGACCTGTTCCTGAAGAGCGGCGTTCGTGCATTAGACACTAAATGCAAAATGGAAACCAAGCCTGGCGTACACGGTGCTGGTCGCGGTCGTCTGTCTGACTACGGTCTGCAGCTGCGCGAAAAGCAAAAAGTACGTCGCTTGTACGGTATCCTGGAAAAGCAATTCCGCAGCTACTACAAAGAAGCAGCGCGTCGTAAAGGCGCAACCGGTGAAAACCTGCTGCAACTGCTGGAATCTCGTCTGGATAACGTTGTATACCGCATGGGCTTCGGCTCTACCCGCGCTGAATCACGTCAGCTGGTCACTCACAAAGCAGTAGCTGTGAATGGTCAGACTGTGAACGTTCCTTCGTTCAACGTTAAGAGCGGCGATGTGGTTACGATTCGTGAGAAAGCGAAAAATCAGGATCGTATCAAAACTGCTCTTGAGCTGGCAGCACAGCGCACTGATTGTGCGTGGATTGATGTCAATGCAGGTAAGATGGAAGGGACTTTCAAAGCAGTTCCTGAGCGCGCTGATCTCCCAGCAGAGATCAACGAAAACCTGATCGTGGAACTTTACTCTAAGTAA
- the rplP gene encoding 50S ribosomal protein L16, with product MLLPKRTKFRKVQTGRNRGLAIRGSKVSFGEYALKATGRGRLTSRQIEAARRAMTRKVKRGGKIWIRVFPDKPITEKPLEVRMGKGKGNVEYWVCQIQPGRVLYEIEGVPEELAREAFALAAAKLPFETAFVKRTVL from the coding sequence ATGTTGTTACCAAAACGTACAAAGTTCCGTAAAGTTCAGACCGGCCGCAACCGCGGTTTGGCGATCCGTGGCTCTAAAGTGAGCTTCGGTGAGTACGCTCTGAAGGCTACTGGACGTGGTCGTCTGACTTCTCGTCAGATTGAGGCAGCACGTCGTGCGATGACTCGTAAAGTGAAGCGTGGTGGTAAAATCTGGATCCGCGTTTTCCCGGATAAGCCAATTACCGAGAAGCCTCTTGAGGTTCGTATGGGTAAAGGTAAGGGTAACGTTGAGTACTGGGTTTGTCAGATCCAGCCAGGTCGCGTTCTTTACGAAATCGAAGGCGTACCAGAAGAGCTGGCTCGCGAAGCCTTTGCTCTGGCTGCTGCGAAACTGCCTTTTGAAACCGCATTTGTTAAACGGACGGTGCTGTGA
- the rpsC gene encoding 30S ribosomal protein S3, which translates to MGQKVHPTGIRLGITKDHNSIWYAGKDKYADNLLTDIAVRSLIEKRLEKASVSKVVIERPAQNAKVTIHTARPGIVIGKKGEDVEVLRKDLSDLMGIPVHINIEEVRKPDLDAKLVAQSVASQLERRVMFRRAMKRAVQNAMRGGAEGIKIQVSGRLGGAEIARSEWYREGRVPLHTLRADIDYATYEAHTTYGVIGVKVWIFKGEILGGIQEVRDRAKNQGKKKTGRS; encoded by the coding sequence ATGGGTCAGAAAGTTCATCCAACCGGTATCCGTTTAGGTATCACTAAAGATCATAACTCGATCTGGTATGCCGGTAAGGATAAGTACGCCGACAACCTGCTGACTGACATTGCTGTTCGATCTCTGATCGAAAAGCGCCTGGAAAAGGCTTCAGTGAGCAAGGTCGTTATTGAGCGTCCAGCGCAAAACGCCAAAGTAACCATTCACACTGCCCGTCCAGGCATCGTGATCGGTAAAAAAGGTGAAGACGTAGAAGTTCTGCGTAAAGATCTCAGCGATCTGATGGGTATCCCGGTACACATCAACATCGAAGAAGTTCGTAAACCGGATCTGGATGCCAAGCTGGTAGCCCAGAGCGTTGCAAGTCAGCTGGAGCGTCGTGTGATGTTCCGTCGCGCTATGAAGCGTGCTGTACAGAATGCAATGCGTGGTGGTGCCGAAGGTATCAAGATCCAAGTGAGTGGCCGTCTGGGTGGTGCTGAAATCGCTCGTTCCGAGTGGTACCGCGAAGGTCGTGTTCCTCTGCACACACTGCGTGCAGATATCGACTACGCAACTTATGAAGCACACACTACCTATGGTGTTATTGGCGTAAAAGTATGGATCTTCAAAGGCGAGATCCTCGGTGGTATCCAAGAGGTACGTGACCGCGCTAAGAACCAGGGCAAAAAGAAAACCGGTCGTTCATAA
- the secY gene encoding preprotein translocase subunit SecY has product MARQGLPQGMQSGLTELWSRIRFVLLAIVVYRIGTHIPVPGINPEALARLFEQNQGTILEMFNMFSGGALERMSILALGIMPYISASIIMQLLTAVSPQLEQLKKEGEAGRRKITQYTRYGTVLLATIQAFGVSAGLAGQGVTFSSGIDFYIAAVPSFVAGAVFMMWLGEQVTERGIGNGISILIFAGIVAGLPSAIGQAFESARQGDLNILVLLVIAALAVVVIGFVVFVERGQRRITINYAKRQQGRQMFAAQTSHLPLKLNMAGVIPAIFASSLLLFPASLGTWFGQGEGMEWLQDISMALAPSQPLYIVLFAAGIIFFCYFYTALMFNPKDVAENLKKSGAFIPGIRPGIQTAKYIDAVLGRLTLFGSLYIAAVCLMPQFLVVAADVPFYFGGTSLLIVVVVVMDFMAQVQSHLMSHQYESLMKKANLKNFGSAR; this is encoded by the coding sequence ATGGCTAGGCAAGGACTCCCACAGGGCATGCAAAGCGGACTGACTGAACTCTGGTCACGCATCCGCTTCGTGCTCCTGGCGATTGTAGTATATCGGATTGGCACCCATATCCCGGTGCCAGGTATTAATCCGGAAGCATTGGCACGTTTATTCGAGCAGAACCAGGGCACAATCCTGGAGATGTTCAACATGTTCTCCGGTGGTGCACTGGAGCGCATGAGTATTCTTGCGCTGGGTATCATGCCCTATATCTCTGCTTCCATTATCATGCAATTGCTGACGGCGGTGAGTCCGCAGCTGGAACAGTTGAAGAAAGAAGGCGAAGCCGGTCGTCGCAAGATTACCCAGTACACCCGTTACGGTACTGTACTGCTTGCAACGATTCAGGCCTTCGGCGTCTCGGCCGGCCTTGCCGGCCAGGGCGTTACTTTCTCTTCGGGCATTGATTTCTACATCGCCGCCGTACCTTCCTTCGTGGCAGGTGCAGTGTTCATGATGTGGCTGGGTGAGCAGGTTACCGAACGTGGTATCGGTAATGGCATCTCTATCCTGATCTTCGCCGGTATTGTTGCTGGTCTGCCGAGTGCAATTGGTCAGGCTTTCGAGTCTGCGCGTCAGGGTGACCTGAATATTCTGGTATTGCTGGTTATTGCTGCCCTGGCAGTCGTGGTGATCGGTTTCGTAGTCTTTGTTGAGCGCGGCCAGCGTCGCATCACCATTAACTACGCAAAACGTCAGCAGGGTCGTCAGATGTTTGCGGCACAGACAAGTCATTTACCGCTGAAACTTAATATGGCCGGTGTAATTCCTGCGATCTTTGCTTCAAGCCTGCTGTTGTTCCCTGCGTCGCTGGGAACGTGGTTTGGCCAGGGCGAGGGTATGGAGTGGCTGCAGGACATCAGTATGGCTCTGGCGCCAAGCCAGCCGCTGTACATCGTACTGTTCGCTGCCGGTATTATTTTCTTCTGCTACTTCTATACGGCGTTGATGTTCAACCCGAAAGATGTTGCCGAAAACCTGAAGAAGTCTGGTGCTTTCATTCCGGGTATCCGCCCGGGCATTCAGACTGCCAAGTATATTGATGCTGTCTTAGGACGCCTGACTCTGTTCGGTTCGCTGTACATTGCCGCGGTGTGTCTGATGCCTCAGTTCCTGGTAGTCGCTGCAGATGTACCTTTCTACTTCGGTGGCACATCGTTATTGATCGTGGTTGTGGTCGTAATGGATTTCATGGCTCAGGTTCAATCGCACCTGATGTCACACCAGTACGAATCGCTGATGAAGAAAGCAAATCTGAAGAATTTTGGCTCAGCCCGCTGA
- the rpsK gene encoding 30S ribosomal protein S11, with the protein MAKPQRSTKKKVKKTVVDGIAHIHASFNNTIVTITDRQGNALSWATAGGSGFRGSRKSTPFAAQVAAERAGEAAKEYGLKNLDVEVKGPGPGRESAVRALNACGYKIANITDVTPIPHNGCRPPKKRRV; encoded by the coding sequence ATGGCTAAGCCACAAAGATCAACCAAGAAAAAGGTTAAAAAGACGGTAGTCGATGGCATTGCGCACATCCACGCCTCTTTTAACAACACCATCGTAACCATCACCGACCGTCAGGGTAATGCTCTGTCGTGGGCAACCGCCGGTGGTTCAGGTTTCCGTGGTTCTCGTAAGAGCACTCCTTTCGCCGCTCAGGTAGCAGCAGAGCGTGCTGGTGAAGCAGCAAAAGAGTACGGTCTGAAAAACCTCGACGTGGAAGTTAAAGGTCCAGGTCCAGGTCGTGAATCAGCAGTCCGCGCTCTGAACGCATGTGGATACAAGATCGCTAACATCACTGATGTTACCCCGATCCCACATAACGGCTGTCGTCCACCTAAGAAGCGTCGCGTATAA
- the rpmD gene encoding 50S ribosomal protein L30, translating into MAKKTVKVTQTRSTIGKLPKHRATMQGLGLRRIGHTVELEDTPSVRGMINQVQYMVKVEGE; encoded by the coding sequence ATGGCTAAGAAAACCGTAAAAGTGACCCAGACACGGAGCACCATTGGCAAGCTGCCAAAGCACCGTGCAACCATGCAAGGCCTGGGTCTGCGTCGTATTGGTCATACCGTTGAGCTGGAAGATACTCCATCTGTACGCGGCATGATCAACCAAGTTCAATACATGGTTAAGGTAGAAGGGGAGTAA
- the rpsH gene encoding 30S ribosomal protein S8, whose protein sequence is MSMQDTLADMFTRIRNAQQAGHKNVSMPSSKIKKSVAQVLEAEGYINSFSIDEAVKPTLTIDLKYYEGKPVIERIQRVSRPGLRQYRGTTELPKVEAGLGVAIVSTSKGVMTDRAARAAGVGGEVIATVF, encoded by the coding sequence ATGAGTATGCAAGATACGTTGGCGGACATGTTCACCCGCATTCGTAATGCCCAGCAAGCTGGTCATAAGAATGTAAGCATGCCGTCTTCAAAAATTAAGAAGTCTGTAGCCCAGGTTCTCGAAGCTGAAGGTTACATCAACAGTTTTTCTATCGATGAAGCGGTCAAGCCGACCCTGACCATCGATCTGAAATACTACGAAGGTAAGCCAGTTATTGAACGTATCCAGCGCGTTAGCCGCCCTGGTCTGCGTCAGTACCGTGGCACCACAGAGCTGCCTAAAGTTGAAGCAGGTCTGGGTGTGGCTATCGTATCCACCTCTAAAGGCGTTATGACTGATCGCGCTGCTCGTGCTGCGGGCGTGGGCGGTGAAGTTATTGCGACCGTATTCTAA
- the rpsM gene encoding 30S ribosomal protein S13 — translation MARIAGVNIPDNKHAVISLTYVYGIGRTTAQQICAATGIAETTKIGDLSEELLDVVRNEVAKHTVEGDLRREVQMNIKRLMDMACYRGIRHRRSLPLRGQRTKTNARTRKGPRKPIRK, via the coding sequence ATGGCCCGTATTGCCGGTGTCAATATTCCTGACAACAAGCATGCAGTGATTTCTCTGACCTATGTCTATGGCATTGGTCGTACTACTGCCCAGCAGATCTGTGCCGCTACTGGCATTGCAGAGACCACCAAAATTGGTGATCTGAGCGAAGAGTTGCTGGATGTTGTTCGTAACGAAGTAGCTAAACATACGGTTGAAGGTGATTTGCGCCGTGAAGTGCAAATGAACATCAAGCGTCTGATGGATATGGCTTGCTATCGTGGTATCCGCCACCGTCGCAGCCTGCCACTTCGTGGTCAGCGTACTAAAACGAATGCTCGTACCCGTAAGGGTCCGCGCAAACCGATCCGTAAGTAA